A single genomic interval of Chrysemys picta bellii isolate R12L10 chromosome 8, ASM1138683v2, whole genome shotgun sequence harbors:
- the ZBTB37 gene encoding zinc finger and BTB domain-containing protein 37 isoform X1, with translation MAAAFQWAWSHDVRPLLTGAPGGGGIRTGRGGRNFLPGCGPLGGFRFRDGVPARSHPRELGCTSTTGAAMEKSGNIQLEIPDFSNSVLSHLNQLRMQGRLCDIVVNVQGQAFRAHKVVLAASSPYFRDHMSLNEMSTVSISVIKNPTVFEQLLSFCYTGRICLQLADIISYLTAASFLQMQHIIDKCTQILEGIHFKINVAEVEAEPSQTRTKHQERPPESHRVTPNLNRSLSPRHNTPKVSRLGQVSTVLDIRELSPPEESTSPQIIEQSSDVESREPILRINRAGQWYVETGVADRGGRNDDDVRVLGGVRIKTENLEEWLGTENQPSGEDGSSAEEVTTMVIDTTGHGSMGQETYTLGSSGAKVVRPTSSEIDRFSPSGSMVTVTERYRSKSESPGRMDEPKQPNSQVEESAMIGVSGYVEYLREQEVSERWFRYNPRLTCIYCAKSFNQKGSLDRHMRLHMGITPFVCRMCGKKYTRKDQLEYHIRKHTGNKPFHCHVCGKSFPFQAILNQHFRKNHPGCVPLEGPHSISPETTVTSRGQAEEESPPQEEAVVAGETAQGSVSTTGPD, from the exons ATGGCGGCCGCATTCCAATGGGCGTGGTCACATGACGTGCGGCCGCTCCTTACCGGGgcaccggggggcggggggatacgaactgggagaggggggaggaattTTCTTCCGGGGTGCGGCCCGCTCGGGGGGTTTCGCTTCCGGGACGGTGTTCCGGCCCGTTCCCACCCCCGGGAG CTGGGTTGTACTTCTACAACTGGGGCAGCCATGGAGAAAAGTGGAAACATTCAGCTGGAGATCCCTGACTTCAGCAACTCTGTCCTGAGCCACCTCAACCAGCTGCGCATGCAGGGCCGCCTGTGTGACATAGTGGTCAACGTTCAAGGACAAGCTTTCCGTGCTCACAAAGTGGTGCTGGCTGCTAGCTCGCCCTACTTCCGTGACCATATGTCATTGAACGAGATGAGCACGGTCTCCATTTCAGTCATTAAGAACCCCACTGTTTTTGAGCAGCTCCTTTCCTTTTGTTATACCGGGCGGATATGCCTGCAGTTGGCTGACATCATCAGTTACCTAACGGCAGCCAGCTTCCTGCAGATGCAGCACATTATAGACAAATGTACGCAGATCCTCGAGGGAATTCACTTCAAAATTAATGTGGCAGAGGTTGAAGCTGAACCGAGCCAGACTAGAACAAAGCATCAGGAGAGACCCCCAGAGTCTCACCGGGTTACCCCAAATCTAAACCGCTCTCTGAGCCCACGCCACAACACTCCAAAAGTGAGTCGTCTAGGCCAAGTCAGCACTGTGCTGGACATTCGGGAGCTGAGCCCCCCTGAGGAGTCCACCAGCCCTCAGATAATTGAGCAGAGTTCAGATGTAGAGAGCAGGGAGCCCATACTGCGGATTAACAGAGCAGGACAGTGGTACGTTGAGACAGGAGTGGCAGACCGTGGGGGACGGAATGACGATGATGTTAGGGTGCTTGGAGGAGTGCGCATTAAAACAGAGAACCTGGAGGAGTGGCTGGGAACGGAGAATCAGCCATCGGGAGAAGATGGGAGCAGCGCTGAGGAGGTCACGACCATGGTAATTGACACAACAGGCCATGGATCGATGGGCCAGGAGACTTACACATTAGGGTCATCAGGAGCCAAAGTGGTTAGGCCAACCAGCAGTGAGATTGACAG ATTTAGCCCTTCGGGCAGCATGGTTACTGTAACTGAGCGGTACAGATCGAAAAGTGAGTCTCCCGGGCGGATGGATGAGCCTAAGCAGCCCAATTCCCAG GTGGAGGAGTCCGCCATGATTGGAGTGAGCGGTTATGTTGAGTATCTCCGTGAACAGGAAGTGTCTGAGCGGTGGTTCCGGTACAACCCGCGGCTCACCTGCATCTACTGTGCCAAATCCTTCAACCAGAAAGGCAGTCTAGACCGGCACATGCGTCTCCACATGGGCATCACGCCCTTCGTCTGCCGCATGTGCGGTAAAAAGTACACCCGCAAGGATCAGCTGGAGTACCACATCCGCAAGCACACAGGCAACAAGCCCTTTCATTGCCACGTTTGCGGCAAGAGCTTCCCCTTCCAGGCCATCCTCAACCAACACTTTCGCAAAAACCACCCTGGCTGTGTGCCTCTGGAGGGGCCGCACAGCATTTCCCCCGAGACCACCGTCACCTCCAGGGGGCAGGCGGAGGAAGAGTCTCCCCCGCAGGAGGAAGCTGTTGTGGCAGGGGAAACGGCACAGGGATCTGTGTCCACCACTGGGCCAGATTGA
- the ZBTB37 gene encoding zinc finger and BTB domain-containing protein 37 isoform X2 yields the protein MTCGRSLPGHRGAGGYELGEGGGIFFRGAARSGGFASGTVFRPVPTPGSRWIMSYVSLLGCTSTTGAAMEKSGNIQLEIPDFSNSVLSHLNQLRMQGRLCDIVVNVQGQAFRAHKVVLAASSPYFRDHMSLNEMSTVSISVIKNPTVFEQLLSFCYTGRICLQLADIISYLTAASFLQMQHIIDKCTQILEGIHFKINVAEVEAEPSQTRTKHQERPPESHRVTPNLNRSLSPRHNTPKVSRLGQVSTVLDIRELSPPEESTSPQIIEQSSDVESREPILRINRAGQWYVETGVADRGGRNDDDVRVLGGVRIKTENLEEWLGTENQPSGEDGSSAEEVTTMVIDTTGHGSMGQETYTLGSSGAKVVRPTSSEIDRFSPSGSMVTVTERYRSKSESPGRMDEPKQPNSQVEESAMIGVSGYVEYLREQEVSERWFRYNPRLTCIYCAKSFNQKGSLDRHMRLHMGITPFVCRMCGKKYTRKDQLEYHIRKHTGNKPFHCHVCGKSFPFQAILNQHFRKNHPGCVPLEGPHSISPETTVTSRGQAEEESPPQEEAVVAGETAQGSVSTTGPD from the exons ATGACGTGCGGCCGCTCCTTACCGGGgcaccggggggcggggggatacgaactgggagaggggggaggaattTTCTTCCGGGGTGCGGCCCGCTCGGGGGGTTTCGCTTCCGGGACGGTGTTCCGGCCCGTTCCCACCCCCGGGAG CCGTTGGATCATGTCATACGTTTCTCTG CTGGGTTGTACTTCTACAACTGGGGCAGCCATGGAGAAAAGTGGAAACATTCAGCTGGAGATCCCTGACTTCAGCAACTCTGTCCTGAGCCACCTCAACCAGCTGCGCATGCAGGGCCGCCTGTGTGACATAGTGGTCAACGTTCAAGGACAAGCTTTCCGTGCTCACAAAGTGGTGCTGGCTGCTAGCTCGCCCTACTTCCGTGACCATATGTCATTGAACGAGATGAGCACGGTCTCCATTTCAGTCATTAAGAACCCCACTGTTTTTGAGCAGCTCCTTTCCTTTTGTTATACCGGGCGGATATGCCTGCAGTTGGCTGACATCATCAGTTACCTAACGGCAGCCAGCTTCCTGCAGATGCAGCACATTATAGACAAATGTACGCAGATCCTCGAGGGAATTCACTTCAAAATTAATGTGGCAGAGGTTGAAGCTGAACCGAGCCAGACTAGAACAAAGCATCAGGAGAGACCCCCAGAGTCTCACCGGGTTACCCCAAATCTAAACCGCTCTCTGAGCCCACGCCACAACACTCCAAAAGTGAGTCGTCTAGGCCAAGTCAGCACTGTGCTGGACATTCGGGAGCTGAGCCCCCCTGAGGAGTCCACCAGCCCTCAGATAATTGAGCAGAGTTCAGATGTAGAGAGCAGGGAGCCCATACTGCGGATTAACAGAGCAGGACAGTGGTACGTTGAGACAGGAGTGGCAGACCGTGGGGGACGGAATGACGATGATGTTAGGGTGCTTGGAGGAGTGCGCATTAAAACAGAGAACCTGGAGGAGTGGCTGGGAACGGAGAATCAGCCATCGGGAGAAGATGGGAGCAGCGCTGAGGAGGTCACGACCATGGTAATTGACACAACAGGCCATGGATCGATGGGCCAGGAGACTTACACATTAGGGTCATCAGGAGCCAAAGTGGTTAGGCCAACCAGCAGTGAGATTGACAG ATTTAGCCCTTCGGGCAGCATGGTTACTGTAACTGAGCGGTACAGATCGAAAAGTGAGTCTCCCGGGCGGATGGATGAGCCTAAGCAGCCCAATTCCCAG GTGGAGGAGTCCGCCATGATTGGAGTGAGCGGTTATGTTGAGTATCTCCGTGAACAGGAAGTGTCTGAGCGGTGGTTCCGGTACAACCCGCGGCTCACCTGCATCTACTGTGCCAAATCCTTCAACCAGAAAGGCAGTCTAGACCGGCACATGCGTCTCCACATGGGCATCACGCCCTTCGTCTGCCGCATGTGCGGTAAAAAGTACACCCGCAAGGATCAGCTGGAGTACCACATCCGCAAGCACACAGGCAACAAGCCCTTTCATTGCCACGTTTGCGGCAAGAGCTTCCCCTTCCAGGCCATCCTCAACCAACACTTTCGCAAAAACCACCCTGGCTGTGTGCCTCTGGAGGGGCCGCACAGCATTTCCCCCGAGACCACCGTCACCTCCAGGGGGCAGGCGGAGGAAGAGTCTCCCCCGCAGGAGGAAGCTGTTGTGGCAGGGGAAACGGCACAGGGATCTGTGTCCACCACTGGGCCAGATTGA